A DNA window from Allokutzneria albata contains the following coding sequences:
- a CDS encoding GNAT family N-acetyltransferase, translated as MIEVAPLVPEDRERWEVLARGYKDFYKTVETDENYERTWQRLLAGDGVHGIAAHLDGRLVGIAHYLFHSAVWMDDSCYLQDLFVDESARGHGAARALIERVAEAARGRGCPRLYWQTHQDNATARALYDKVAVFGGMIVYVRRLG; from the coding sequence GTGATCGAGGTCGCCCCCCTGGTCCCCGAGGACCGCGAGAGATGGGAAGTCCTGGCCCGCGGCTACAAGGACTTCTACAAGACAGTCGAAACCGACGAGAACTACGAACGGACCTGGCAGCGCCTGCTCGCGGGGGATGGCGTGCACGGGATCGCGGCGCACCTCGACGGGCGGCTGGTCGGGATCGCGCACTACCTCTTCCACTCGGCGGTGTGGATGGACGATTCCTGTTACCTCCAGGACCTCTTCGTCGATGAGAGCGCGCGCGGCCACGGGGCGGCTCGCGCCCTCATCGAGCGGGTGGCGGAGGCGGCACGGGGCCGGGGCTGCCCTCGCCTGTACTGGCAGACGCACCAGGACAACGCCACGGCCCGCGCCCTGTACGACAAGGTCGCCGTCTTCGGCGGGATGATCGTGTACGTGCGACGCTTGGGTTGA